The Henckelia pumila isolate YLH828 chromosome 2, ASM3356847v2, whole genome shotgun sequence genome includes a window with the following:
- the LOC140877516 gene encoding zinc finger BED domain-containing protein RICESLEEPER 2-like, whose product MSCVAHIINLIVVDGLKEINESVLRVMNAVKYVRQSPSKLSKSKECAEIEKIESKNSLCLDVSTRWNSTLLMLNVAQKFERVDRLDEQDPCFKLDLQIKVLSDIVDDDIEVLHLGSLYVTSNTFAHEISSIHNILKEWQESDDFDIYSMRMKMRKKFDKYWGDPEKVNHLLYIALGHDPRHKLNFVEFMLDELYGNEKGARIAKMVKDIVTSRIFLGSGRLTHD is encoded by the exons ATGAGTTGTGTAGCTCATATAATCAATTTGATTGTGGTTGATGGATTAAAAGAGATAAATGAATCCGTGTTGAGGGTCATGAATGCAGTTAAATATGTTAGACAATCCCCCTCCAAATTAAGCAAGTCCAAAGAATGTGCAGAGATTGAAAAAATTGAAAGTAAGAATTCACTGTGTTTGGATGTATCTACTAGATGGAATTCAACTCTTTTGATGTTGAATGTAGCTCAAAAATTTGAAAGAGTTGATAGACTTGATGAACAAGATCCATGCTTTAAGTTAGATCTTCAAATTAAAGTTTTGAGTGATATTGTTGATGATGATATAGAGGTGTTACACTTGG GTTCTTTGTATGTCACTTCTAATACTTTTGCACATGAGATTAGTTCTATTCATAATATATTGAAGGAGTGGCAAGAAAGTGATGACTTTGATATATATTCAATGAGGATGAAAATGAGAAAGAAATTTGACAAGTATTGGGGAGATCCTGAGAAGGTGAATCACTTGCTTTATATTGCATTGGGGCATGATCCAAGgcataaattgaatttcgttgAATTCATGTTAGACGAGTTGTATGGAAATGAAAAGGGTGCAAGAATAGCAAAGATGGTCAAGGATATTGTAACGTCCAGAATATTCTTAG